Proteins encoded together in one Chloroflexi bacterium ADurb.Bin180 window:
- the mshA_1 gene encoding D-inositol 3-phosphate glycosyltransferase has protein sequence MKILQVYKDYFPVVGGIENHIRLIGRGLAAYPEIETTVLVTNRSSNTVVENIEGIRVIKAGRLATVSSAPISLELFSWMRRLEADITHLHFPYPIGELAYLIAGRSQKMVVTYHSDIVRQKYLLQVYKPFLYRLLARADAITVSSPQYIQSSPYLRPLQDKCVVIPHGTDLSRFARSPEIDRRVQELRQSHQPPLVLFVGLLRYYKGLSFLIEAMANVDARLLVVGEGPQGAEWRELTRQLALEDKVKFLGRVSDEELVALYHACDVFVLPAIHRSESWGAVQVEAMACGKPVICTELGTGTSFVNVNRETGLVIPPRDAAALAAALNELLVNEALRMELGQKAEQRARQEFSHEVMAERLVQFYHSV, from the coding sequence ATGAAGATTCTGCAGGTCTATAAGGACTATTTCCCTGTCGTTGGGGGCATTGAGAATCACATTCGCCTCATCGGTCGTGGGCTGGCGGCTTATCCCGAGATTGAGACGACGGTGCTGGTTACCAACCGCAGCAGCAATACGGTTGTGGAGAACATTGAAGGCATCAGAGTGATCAAGGCCGGCCGTTTGGCTACCGTGTCCTCCGCGCCCATCAGCCTGGAGCTGTTCTCCTGGATGCGGCGCCTGGAAGCCGACATCACACACCTGCACTTTCCCTATCCCATTGGTGAGCTGGCGTATCTGATTGCCGGGCGCAGCCAGAAGATGGTTGTCACCTACCACAGCGATATCGTAAGACAAAAGTACCTGCTTCAGGTCTACAAACCATTTCTCTACCGACTCTTGGCGCGGGCCGACGCGATCACCGTATCGAGTCCGCAGTACATCCAGAGCTCGCCTTATCTGCGACCGTTGCAGGACAAGTGCGTGGTCATTCCTCATGGAACGGACCTCAGCCGGTTTGCTCGCAGCCCCGAGATCGACCGCCGGGTACAAGAGCTGCGCCAGTCGCACCAACCGCCGCTGGTCCTGTTCGTCGGTCTGCTGCGCTATTACAAAGGGCTGTCGTTCCTGATTGAGGCGATGGCTAACGTGGATGCTCGCCTGCTTGTGGTCGGCGAAGGACCGCAGGGAGCAGAGTGGCGTGAACTGACCCGCCAACTCGCCCTGGAGGACAAGGTCAAGTTCCTGGGCCGGGTCAGTGACGAAGAACTCGTTGCCCTCTACCATGCCTGCGATGTGTTTGTCCTTCCGGCGATTCATCGCAGCGAGTCCTGGGGAGCGGTGCAGGTAGAGGCGATGGCCTGCGGCAAACCGGTGATCTGCACCGAGCTGGGTACGGGTACGTCGTTCGTGAACGTCAATCGAGAAACAGGGCTGGTTATTCCGCCGCGAGACGCGGCAGCCCTGGCTGCCGCGCTGAACGAGCTGCTGGTGAACGAGGCGCTCAGAATGGAACTGGGGCAGAAAGCAGAGCAGAGGGCGAGGCAGGAATTCTCCCACGAGGTAATGGCAGAACGCCTGGTCCAGTTCTACCACAGTGTATGA
- the gmhB gene encoding D-glycero-beta-D-manno-heptose-1,7-bisphosphate 7-phosphatase gives MINRSREMASPSEPQSRQARAVFLDRDGVVNEEVNYLRHADDFRLLPRSARAIRELRRAGFKVIVVTNQSGLARGYFSPEDLVAVHERMRSELARARTGLDGIYICPHHPDESCLCRKPGVLLFQQAAQELGLSLVGSYFVGDKLTDLTPGKALGGRTVLVLTGYGQREVEVAREQGFAPDHVAADLYAAAKWIIDEDSAGL, from the coding sequence TTGATTAATCGTAGCCGGGAGATGGCCTCCCCCAGCGAACCACAGAGTCGACAGGCCCGGGCGGTGTTTCTCGACCGGGATGGCGTGGTCAATGAGGAGGTCAACTACCTGCGCCATGCGGATGATTTCCGCCTTCTGCCGCGATCGGCCAGGGCCATTCGCGAGCTGCGCCGGGCCGGCTTCAAGGTGATAGTGGTAACCAACCAATCTGGGCTGGCAAGAGGGTACTTTTCGCCGGAGGACCTGGTTGCGGTGCATGAACGAATGCGTAGCGAGCTGGCCAGGGCACGCACAGGTCTCGATGGCATCTACATCTGTCCCCATCATCCCGACGAGTCCTGTCTCTGCCGCAAGCCCGGCGTGCTGCTCTTCCAACAGGCAGCGCAGGAGCTGGGCCTCAGCCTGGTGGGAAGCTACTTTGTCGGCGACAAGCTAACGGACCTAACGCCTGGCAAGGCGCTGGGTGGACGTACAGTGCTGGTGCTGACGGGATATGGCCAACGAGAGGTAGAGGTAGCCAGGGAACAGGGATTCGCGCCGGATCACGTTGCGGCGGACCTGTACGCGGCAGCAAAGTGGATCATTGATGAAGATTCTGCAGGTCTATAA
- the gmhA gene encoding Phosphoheptose isomerase has translation MSNDLMTRIRTQLLESAAVKQQTAQLCAQDIARAASVVADTFRRGGKMLLCGNGGSAADAQHIAGELVAKLARERPALAAIALTVNSSLLTALVNDGDPECVFARQVEALGQRGDVLFAISTSGNSANVNQAARVAREKGLQVIALTGKGGGQLASLADVSVVIPSENTQRIQEGHIAVGHILCDLVEVALFD, from the coding sequence ATGTCGAACGACCTGATGACCCGTATCAGAACTCAGTTGTTGGAGAGTGCGGCGGTCAAACAGCAAACTGCCCAGCTCTGTGCGCAAGATATCGCCCGTGCGGCCAGCGTCGTTGCCGACACCTTTCGCCGGGGCGGCAAGATGCTGCTATGCGGCAACGGCGGCAGCGCCGCCGATGCCCAGCACATCGCTGGTGAGCTGGTTGCCAAGTTGGCTCGGGAGAGACCCGCGCTGGCAGCGATTGCGCTCACGGTCAACTCGTCCCTGCTGACCGCTCTGGTCAACGATGGCGATCCGGAGTGTGTCTTTGCCCGCCAGGTTGAAGCCCTTGGCCAGCGTGGCGATGTTCTGTTCGCGATCAGTACCAGCGGCAACTCGGCGAACGTGAACCAGGCAGCTCGGGTCGCCAGAGAGAAGGGCTTGCAGGTCATCGCTCTCACTGGCAAAGGCGGCGGACAACTGGCCAGTCTCGCCGACGTGTCGGTCGTCATCCCCTCGGAGAATACCCAGCGCATTCAGGAAGGGCATATTGCCGTGGGACACATCCTGTGCGACCTGGTAGAGGTAGCCCTGTTTGATTAA